GTTAAGCACCACCTGCGTGTCAGTGACGCTGAAAATGTCTGACCAGTGTGTCAAGTGTTCCGCAAAGTCAGGTTGCACTTGCCCGTATACCTTGTCGTCAATCAGCAGTTCGCGGTAATGGGTGGATTCAAAATTATTGCAGGCACGAATGCGCTCAAGGTAGCTCATGTTTATGTATCAGCGGTTGTTGTTCGGCAAATTTGGTCATGCTGGTGTTCAACATCCAGCTTAACCAGAGTACAACCAGCAGCACCACTACCGCAATGACTCGCCAAGTACGCCGTGACAAATTAGACAATTGTTCACAGTTTTGCATATCGAGGTACATATCGCGTTCGACGTAGCCTTGCTGTTGGTTGAACTCGCTAAAGTCAATGGTAAAACTGTCGCCTGAATCGTGCAGCAATAATTCGTCAACCAGCGGGATTTCGCGGGCGTAAATCGAACGCACCGAATCAACCAGCCCAGCATTATCCAGCGTGGTCACGCCGTTGACTTTGCGTAAGCGTCCGTCGTCAGCATCGAGCAATTGCCATACCATCGAGCCTTTTTGCGGCGAAATAGCATTATGGGTAACAGACTGGATGGTATAGGTTTTTTTCATTGTTATGCGCCACATAGCGGGTAAATTGGCGCAAGCTTAGCACACGGCTTAGCCGCTTATGGCAAATTACGATGCGTGGCATCACAGAATGGTGCTTTCTGGGTATGCTTGCACGCACATAACCCGTACTTCTTGCTTTCCGGCACTGTAAATTCCATTGGGGTAAAATCCGTCCCCTTGTGCGAACCGTCGCAGAATGGCTGATTAGCCGAACGTCCGCAGGTACACCACCAATAGCTTTTATCGGCTTCCAACTCCACCAAACACGGTTTTTTCTGCGCAATAACGGGGTCACTCATGACTTACTCCTCATAATCGGAATGAATTTTTCGGGTAGTTTGCTGGGCAACAGCGTTGGTGCCCATGCGTGACCATACACTACTTCGTAGGTAGCGGGGTAAAGCCCGTTTTCCTGACGAAAGTATTCGTAGGCTTGCAG
The sequence above is drawn from the Thiothrix subterranea genome and encodes:
- a CDS encoding CDGSH iron-sulfur domain-containing protein, with protein sequence MSDPVIAQKKPCLVELEADKSYWWCTCGRSANQPFCDGSHKGTDFTPMEFTVPESKKYGLCACKHTQKAPFCDATHRNLP